A genomic window from Gossypium hirsutum isolate 1008001.06 chromosome D10, Gossypium_hirsutum_v2.1, whole genome shotgun sequence includes:
- the LOC107914745 gene encoding probable xyloglucan galactosyltransferase GT14 isoform X1, which yields MKFHALISEFCVAKPLKNKWRNQSRRINCSKYLCFLLMFSIVLLIFLRHLFFFSIDARPSSHHHSKKKIHSLVGESSSQDSCLGRYIYIHDLPMRFNQDLLTNCQVLTRSIDKTSMCEYVQNSGFGPRILSSEASGLWNSNWFWTNQFMLEVIFHDRMKKYKCLTNDSLVASAIFVPYYAGLDLRRYLWGFNTSMRDSSGFDLINWLKQKPQWKTMWGKDHFLVSSRIARDFRRKSDRKSDWGSNFRFLPESKNLSMLTIESGPWENDIAVPYPTSFHPSSDYQVLQWQNLMRTQNRPYLFSFAGASRTRQKNSTRKEIIRHCQSSNKLCKLLDCNSVGHECDDPLKLMNLFRSSIFCLQPPGDSLTRRSTFDSILAGCIPVFFHPGSAYTQYLWYLPKNYSNYSVFISATDLKLRKVRIEEKLVTVSKDEVASMREEVIRLIPRIIYGDRLSGVESVEDDAFDLAIKGVLKRLDRCRGSDL from the coding sequence ATGAAATTCCATGCACTGATAAGTGAGTTTTGTGTTGCCAAACCCCTCAAAAACAAATGGAGGAATCAATCCAGGAGAATAAATTGCAGCAAATATTTGTGCTTTCTTCTTATGTTTTCCATTGTTTTATTAATCTTTCTTCGTCACCTGTTTTTCTTTTCAATCGATGCTCGACCTTCATCTCACCACCACTCAAAGAAGAAGATTCATAGTTTAGTTGGTGAAAGTTCAAGTCAAGATTCTTGCTTGGGTCGATATATTTATATTCATGATCTTCCCATGCGATTCAATCAAGATTTGCTCACCAACTGTCAGGTTCTTACAAGGTCCATTGATAAAACCAGTATGTGTGAATATGTACAAAATTCTGGTTTTGGTCCTCGGATTTTAAGCTCTGAGGCTTCGGGTTTATGGAACAGCAATTGGTTTTGGACGAATCAATTTATGTTAGAAGTTATTTTCCATGACAGGATGAAGAAATACAAGTGTTTAACTAATGATTCACTCGTTGCTTCGGCCATTTTCGTTCCGTATTATGCTGGTTTGGATCTTCGTCGCTATCTATGGGGTTTCAATACTTCCATGAGAGATTCCTCGGGTTTCGATTTGATTAATTGGCTTAAACAAAAACCCCAATGGAAAACGATGTGGGGTAAAGATCATTTCTTGGTTTCCAGCAGGATTGCTCGTGATTTCAGGAGAAAATCCGACAGGAAATCCGACTGGGGAAGCAACTTCAGATTCTTACCGGAATCTAAGAACTTGTCGATGTTAACAATCGAATCAGGTCCTTGGGAAAACGACATAGCTGTTCCATACCCGACTAGCTTCCACCCTTCAAGTGATTATCAAGTTCTTCAATGGCAGAATCTGATGAGAACCCAAAACAGGCCCTACTTATTCTCTTTCGCAGGTGCCTCAAGGACCCGACAAAAGAATTCAACAAGGAAGGAAATCATCCGCCATTGCCAATCTTCAAACAAGCTCTGCAAATTACTTGACTGTAACTCAGTGGGACATGAATGTGATGATCCTTTGAAGTTGATGAACTTGTTTCGAAGCTCAATCTTCTGTTTACAACCACCAGGGGATTCATTAACGAGAAGATCAACATTTGATTCCATTTTAGCTGGTTGTATCCCAGTGTTCTTCCATCCAGGGAGTGCTTACACACAATATTTATGGTATTTGCCCAAGAATTACTCCAACTATTCTGTGTTTATATCGGCGACAGATTTGAAACTTAGAAAAGTTAGAATCGAGGAGAAATTGGTTACAGTCTCCAAGGATGAAGTAGCGTCGATGAGAGAAGAGGTCATAAGATTGATTCCGAGGATTATTTATGGGGATCGACTGTCTGGAGTGGAGAGTGTTGAAGATGATGCATTTGATTTGGCAATCAAAGGAGTTTTGAAACGACTAGATAGATGCAGGGGAAGTGACCTTTGA
- the LOC107914745 gene encoding probable xyloglucan galactosyltransferase GT14 isoform X2 codes for MKFHALISEFCVAKPLKNKWRNQSRRINCSKYLCFLLMFSIVLVGESSSQDSCLGRYIYIHDLPMRFNQDLLTNCQVLTRSIDKTSMCEYVQNSGFGPRILSSEASGLWNSNWFWTNQFMLEVIFHDRMKKYKCLTNDSLVASAIFVPYYAGLDLRRYLWGFNTSMRDSSGFDLINWLKQKPQWKTMWGKDHFLVSSRIARDFRRKSDRKSDWGSNFRFLPESKNLSMLTIESGPWENDIAVPYPTSFHPSSDYQVLQWQNLMRTQNRPYLFSFAGASRTRQKNSTRKEIIRHCQSSNKLCKLLDCNSVGHECDDPLKLMNLFRSSIFCLQPPGDSLTRRSTFDSILAGCIPVFFHPGSAYTQYLWYLPKNYSNYSVFISATDLKLRKVRIEEKLVTVSKDEVASMREEVIRLIPRIIYGDRLSGVESVEDDAFDLAIKGVLKRLDRCRGSDL; via the exons ATGAAATTCCATGCACTGATAAGTGAGTTTTGTGTTGCCAAACCCCTCAAAAACAAATGGAGGAATCAATCCAGGAGAATAAATTGCAGCAAATATTTGTGCTTTCTTCTTATGTTTTCCATTGT TTTAGTTGGTGAAAGTTCAAGTCAAGATTCTTGCTTGGGTCGATATATTTATATTCATGATCTTCCCATGCGATTCAATCAAGATTTGCTCACCAACTGTCAGGTTCTTACAAGGTCCATTGATAAAACCAGTATGTGTGAATATGTACAAAATTCTGGTTTTGGTCCTCGGATTTTAAGCTCTGAGGCTTCGGGTTTATGGAACAGCAATTGGTTTTGGACGAATCAATTTATGTTAGAAGTTATTTTCCATGACAGGATGAAGAAATACAAGTGTTTAACTAATGATTCACTCGTTGCTTCGGCCATTTTCGTTCCGTATTATGCTGGTTTGGATCTTCGTCGCTATCTATGGGGTTTCAATACTTCCATGAGAGATTCCTCGGGTTTCGATTTGATTAATTGGCTTAAACAAAAACCCCAATGGAAAACGATGTGGGGTAAAGATCATTTCTTGGTTTCCAGCAGGATTGCTCGTGATTTCAGGAGAAAATCCGACAGGAAATCCGACTGGGGAAGCAACTTCAGATTCTTACCGGAATCTAAGAACTTGTCGATGTTAACAATCGAATCAGGTCCTTGGGAAAACGACATAGCTGTTCCATACCCGACTAGCTTCCACCCTTCAAGTGATTATCAAGTTCTTCAATGGCAGAATCTGATGAGAACCCAAAACAGGCCCTACTTATTCTCTTTCGCAGGTGCCTCAAGGACCCGACAAAAGAATTCAACAAGGAAGGAAATCATCCGCCATTGCCAATCTTCAAACAAGCTCTGCAAATTACTTGACTGTAACTCAGTGGGACATGAATGTGATGATCCTTTGAAGTTGATGAACTTGTTTCGAAGCTCAATCTTCTGTTTACAACCACCAGGGGATTCATTAACGAGAAGATCAACATTTGATTCCATTTTAGCTGGTTGTATCCCAGTGTTCTTCCATCCAGGGAGTGCTTACACACAATATTTATGGTATTTGCCCAAGAATTACTCCAACTATTCTGTGTTTATATCGGCGACAGATTTGAAACTTAGAAAAGTTAGAATCGAGGAGAAATTGGTTACAGTCTCCAAGGATGAAGTAGCGTCGATGAGAGAAGAGGTCATAAGATTGATTCCGAGGATTATTTATGGGGATCGACTGTCTGGAGTGGAGAGTGTTGAAGATGATGCATTTGATTTGGCAATCAAAGGAGTTTTGAAACGACTAGATAGATGCAGGGGAAGTGACCTTTGA